From Tachypleus tridentatus isolate NWPU-2018 chromosome 8, ASM421037v1, whole genome shotgun sequence, a single genomic window includes:
- the LOC143223132 gene encoding spermatogenesis-associated protein 1-like, protein MLRRAKQVHVKAANKIDKAKNIWKERYLDERKKTTQLEQECTKYRDMLEKLHRELLAKTALGLGNNSLTGKARLPSRKVSAKISIARLLQEIEDLKRRVESNRFRLTAETKLKCVVEKDVKMLRQELIKKKIQITLTRNQEQSAADNSKRNSYIKVV, encoded by the exons ATGCTCAGAAGAGCCAAGCAGGTACATGTGAAAGCTGCCAATAAAATAGACAAAG CTAAGAATATATGGAAGGAACGTTATCTAGATGAACGAAAGAAAACCACCCAGTTGGAACAAGAATGTACTAAATACAGAGACATGTTGGAGAAACTTCACCGAGAACTTTTAGCAAAAACAGCACTAGGGTTAGGAAACAATAGCTTAACAGGAAAAGCAAGACTGCCATCTAGGAAA GTTAGTGCTAAAATTTCGATAGCTCGACTTCTTCAAGAAATTGAAGACTTGAAACGACGAGTAGAATCCAACAGATTTCGATTAACAGCCGAGACTAAA ctCAAGTGTGTGGTTGAAAAGGACGTAAAGATGCTCCGTCAAGAGTTGatcaaaaagaaaattcaaattacTTTGACACGAAATCAAGAGCAGTCAGCAGCGGACAACTCCAAACGAAACAGTTATATCAAAGTTGTTTAG